One part of the Archaeoglobaceae archaeon genome encodes these proteins:
- a CDS encoding metalloregulator ArsR/SmtB family transcription factor, producing the protein MNVLDAIGNESRRKILELLAKKPCYVSEISYYLGMAPKVVIEHLEKLENAGIVKSVEDGKRRYYYIATNIQIEVTISPHKFEVNLLNCEQNLDPARILREIEEKLWSIGSNVDSLAEIYKAMRMAEEIRKNFSAIQGAITSKLNEMFEEILEEVERVTKDDLERLVLLGLVKGLRRATEIAERFRIPYRDVEETLESLRKRGIVRIERLNNGDSVWVIG; encoded by the coding sequence ATGAACGTGCTCGACGCAATAGGAAACGAGAGCAGGAGAAAAATACTGGAACTACTTGCAAAGAAGCCTTGCTATGTCAGTGAGATCTCATACTATCTCGGTATGGCTCCGAAGGTTGTCATAGAGCACTTAGAGAAACTTGAGAATGCGGGGATAGTTAAGAGTGTCGAGGATGGAAAAAGAAGATACTACTACATTGCAACTAACATCCAAATAGAGGTTACGATCTCTCCCCACAAATTCGAAGTCAATTTACTGAACTGTGAGCAAAATCTGGATCCAGCGAGAATACTGAGAGAGATTGAAGAGAAGTTATGGTCTATAGGCTCAAACGTTGACTCTCTTGCAGAGATTTACAAAGCCATGAGAATGGCCGAAGAGATTCGAAAGAATTTCTCTGCAATACAGGGAGCAATCACATCGAAATTGAACGAGATGTTTGAAGAGATACTCGAAGAAGTCGAGAGAGTTACTAAAGATGACTTGGAGCGCTTGGTGTTGCTTGGATTGGTCAAGGGGCTAAGAAGGGCTACAGAGATAGCTGAGCGTTTCAGGATACCCTACAGAGACGTTGAGGAAACTCTCGAATCTTTGAGAAAAAGAGGAATTGTTAGAATTGAAAGACTTAATAATGGAGATAGTGTTTGGGTAATAGGGTGA
- a CDS encoding enoyl-CoA hydratase-related protein, producing the protein MCGSGLEIALWADIRIADETAKFGVLNRMFGVPLIDGGTQRLPRIVGLGNSLELILTGKLINAKEACGIGLVNEIVSKGFALKRAL; encoded by the coding sequence TTGTGTGGCAGTGGCCTGGAGATAGCACTTTGGGCAGATATCAGAATAGCAGACGAAACTGCCAAATTTGGTGTGCTAAATAGAATGTTTGGTGTTCCGCTGATCGATGGCGGAACTCAGAGATTACCGAGAATTGTCGGCTTAGGCAATTCCCTGGAGTTGATTTTAACCGGAAAGCTGATAAATGCAAAAGAAGCTTGTGGAATTGGACTAGTGAATGAAATCGTTTCAAAAGGTTTTGCATTAAAGAGAGCTTTGTAA
- a CDS encoding aminotransferase class I/II-fold pyridoxal phosphate-dependent enzyme: MEASRLKDISTSMIRRMFEIVEKAKKEGKDIVSLTIGEPDFPTPKEVIERAYKAMNNGFTHYTSNFGIEELRIAIADEYGVSKNEVMVTAGGSEALLNASLAFIEEGSRVVIPSPSFLSYFTYAKMCKAKIIEIKTHETNFVPTPESFAEIMSKDVSVVFLNYPNNPTGAVIDKKSAEEIVKIADDYGAIVVSDEIYDKIYYDKKPVSLVNLENVVVVNGFSKSLAMTGWRIGFVIAREELLNSMLKIHQVNGVCAPAFAQKAVAEVMQSGEFRKLVSEMVSEFRRRRDFVYNELSNLYWTVKPEGAFYMFLDVKEDCTKFAEKLIDYGVAVTPGRAFGSWNDNFVRISYANLMENLKKAVERIKRYYEDQRT, encoded by the coding sequence ATGGAAGCAAGCAGACTCAAAGATATTTCAACATCGATGATCAGAAGAATGTTTGAAATAGTAGAAAAGGCCAAAAAAGAGGGTAAAGACATAGTTAGCCTCACAATTGGAGAGCCAGACTTTCCAACGCCAAAAGAGGTTATAGAAAGAGCCTACAAGGCAATGAACAATGGTTTTACTCATTACACTTCAAACTTTGGAATTGAAGAGCTGAGAATTGCTATTGCTGATGAATATGGCGTTTCAAAGAACGAAGTAATGGTTACGGCAGGTGGTAGCGAAGCATTGCTAAACGCAAGTCTTGCGTTTATAGAAGAAGGTAGCAGAGTCGTAATTCCCTCCCCATCCTTTTTGAGCTATTTTACCTATGCAAAGATGTGCAAGGCAAAGATCATTGAAATTAAGACACATGAAACCAATTTTGTTCCCACTCCGGAGAGCTTCGCTGAAATTATGAGTAAAGACGTGAGTGTAGTCTTTCTAAACTACCCAAACAACCCAACCGGAGCTGTGATCGATAAAAAGTCTGCTGAAGAAATTGTTAAAATTGCAGACGATTATGGTGCGATTGTTGTGAGTGACGAGATTTACGATAAGATATACTACGACAAAAAACCAGTCTCACTTGTAAATCTCGAAAACGTTGTGGTTGTAAACGGCTTTTCAAAATCACTTGCAATGACCGGCTGGCGGATAGGTTTTGTTATTGCAAGAGAAGAACTTTTGAATTCTATGCTAAAGATTCATCAAGTAAATGGTGTTTGCGCACCGGCATTTGCCCAGAAAGCCGTTGCTGAAGTTATGCAGAGCGGAGAATTCAGGAAACTGGTTTCAGAAATGGTTTCTGAATTCAGAAGACGAAGAGACTTTGTTTACAATGAACTAAGCAACCTTTACTGGACTGTTAAGCCTGAAGGGGCGTTTTACATGTTTCTTGATGTCAAGGAAGACTGCACGAAATTTGCAGAAAAGCTTATCGACTATGGTGTCGCAGTAACTCCTGGAAGGGCTTTTGGAAGCTGGAATGATAACTTTGTTCGAATAAGCTACGCAAATTTGATGGAAAACCTCAAAAAAGCTGTGGAAAGAATTAAAAGATACTATGAAGATCAGAGAACTTAG
- a CDS encoding GNAT family N-acetyltransferase, translating into MKIRELRDDDLVDAVRILALCFEKELTAVFRDVDISRELLIDFFRENKNGCYVVEDRRVIAFAWILTEKKRILKFLRKRIGILDGLRAYLLLRFFVRTPKKGEAFLIFICVSPLRQKSGVGSALMLEIIKRAKESGVKLLKCIIPAESNSVYFFKKFGFEIIQLFENRLAEKYFSSNQWILMSKYLSA; encoded by the coding sequence ATGAAGATCAGAGAACTTAGAGATGATGATCTCGTTGATGCTGTAAGAATCCTTGCTCTGTGCTTTGAAAAGGAATTGACGGCGGTCTTTAGGGATGTAGATATCTCAAGAGAGTTGCTCATAGACTTTTTCAGGGAGAACAAGAATGGCTGCTATGTTGTGGAAGACAGAAGAGTCATCGCCTTTGCATGGATTCTGACCGAGAAGAAAAGGATCTTAAAGTTTTTGAGAAAACGAATTGGTATTTTAGATGGATTGAGAGCCTATTTACTACTTAGATTTTTTGTTAGAACCCCAAAAAAAGGTGAGGCTTTTTTGATATTTATTTGTGTTTCGCCATTGAGACAGAAAAGCGGTGTGGGCAGTGCTTTAATGTTGGAGATCATAAAAAGGGCAAAAGAGAGTGGTGTAAAGCTATTAAAATGCATTATTCCTGCAGAAAGCAACTCTGTATACTTTTTTAAAAAATTTGGCTTTGAAATAATTCAACTATTTGAGAACAGGTTAGCAGAGAAGTATTTTTCCTCAAACCAATGGATTCTCATGAGCAAATATTTATCAGCCTAA
- a CDS encoding YbhB/YbcL family Raf kinase inhibitor-like protein, giving the protein MRIYVALLLSMFVLCCAERSLPAQSPELYISVPFSVFPPQFTCDGEDVSPPIEIYGVAKNAKSLAIVLDDPDAPFGMFTHWLIWNIPPNATEIPKNIPKEPILENPIKAVQGKNDFGKIGYNGPCPPSGVHRYQFKLYVLDTILELEPDASKSELENAMKGHILQFAVFEASYGRSK; this is encoded by the coding sequence ATGCGAATCTATGTTGCATTGTTGCTCTCAATGTTTGTTTTATGCTGTGCAGAGAGAAGTCTGCCTGCGCAAAGTCCTGAGCTTTATATAAGCGTCCCATTTTCAGTTTTTCCTCCGCAATTCACCTGCGATGGTGAAGACGTTTCGCCACCGATCGAAATCTATGGTGTCGCTAAAAACGCGAAAAGTTTGGCTATAGTTTTAGATGATCCAGATGCTCCTTTCGGAATGTTTACACACTGGCTGATATGGAACATCCCTCCCAACGCTACCGAAATTCCCAAAAATATTCCAAAAGAACCAATTCTCGAAAATCCAATAAAAGCGGTGCAGGGGAAGAATGATTTTGGAAAGATTGGTTATAATGGCCCCTGCCCCCCAAGTGGTGTCCATAGATATCAATTTAAGCTGTATGTTCTCGATACAATCTTGGAACTCGAGCCAGATGCCTCTAAATCTGAACTAGAAAATGCTATGAAAGGACACATCCTGCAGTTTGCGGTATTTGAAGCAAGTTACGGAAGATCAAAATGA
- a CDS encoding DUF167 domain-containing protein, with protein MRIAVRVKPNSKKSKVEKVGEEYVVSVRSLPVEGRANDEVIEVLADYFKVSKSKIRIVSGIKSKKKIVEID; from the coding sequence ATGAGGATTGCTGTTAGAGTAAAACCTAATTCAAAGAAGAGTAAAGTTGAAAAGGTCGGTGAAGAATACGTGGTATCTGTAAGGTCTCTGCCCGTTGAGGGAAGAGCCAATGATGAAGTTATCGAGGTTCTGGCAGATTATTTTAAAGTTTCAAAGTCTAAGATCAGAATTGTAAGCGGAATTAAGTCAAAGAAAAAAATTGTGGAGATCGACTAA
- a CDS encoding aldehyde ferredoxin oxidoreductase family protein, whose translation MYGYCGKILRVDLTARSFSTLPLNEKDAKLFVGGAGMGIRIHYQMKTYEKDPLSPENPLAIMTGPLTATPAPATSKLAFCARSPLTRIWGESNSGGRMAVYLKYAGWDGVLIEGKSEKPVYLKIDKNGVEFRDATGIWGKGCYEAQETIEKELGEKRVSTAVIGPAGENLVKFACIQVDNSRHAGRTGMGTVMGSKKLKGIAVCYDPADRWEIKLANGEKFKELVSQFIDVINNDFTCTMFKDLGTSGYVENAEAFGDLPVKYYSKGTFEGAPNISGSAMASSILRGNDGCLGCIVRCGRVVELKGKKIHGPEYETVAAFGSLQLNDNLESLVEINYMCNDLGMDTISAGVSIAFAMWMTEKGVGNFNIKWGDANRVKELVKEIAFRKGIGAELAEGVRFLEEKYNFKGWGAHVKGLEIPMHDARAFASLACAYAVHVRGACHLPHQMYLYEMGKVIEDYGIISNDRFANEGKGVLTAKVQNFTELFNAATMCAFMPITPSMLAEMLKCATGFEFDLNSLAKTGERIFTLKRLYDLKCGVKPEEDDRLPQIVLQPLEGGSAGNVPDVSKQVQEYYEYRGWKKGIPSAEKLKELDLD comes from the coding sequence ATGTATGGCTACTGTGGAAAAATCCTAAGAGTGGATTTAACCGCTCGAAGTTTTTCAACTTTGCCTTTAAATGAAAAAGATGCGAAGCTTTTTGTTGGCGGAGCGGGGATGGGAATAAGGATCCATTACCAGATGAAAACGTATGAAAAAGATCCACTTTCTCCTGAGAATCCACTTGCAATAATGACTGGCCCACTTACTGCAACTCCCGCTCCCGCAACAAGTAAGCTGGCATTTTGTGCCCGAAGCCCACTTACAAGAATCTGGGGAGAATCAAATTCTGGAGGAAGAATGGCAGTATATCTAAAATACGCTGGCTGGGATGGTGTTCTGATAGAAGGAAAGAGCGAAAAGCCAGTTTACCTGAAGATTGACAAAAATGGTGTTGAGTTCAGAGATGCCACAGGAATATGGGGTAAAGGATGTTATGAGGCTCAGGAGACTATAGAGAAGGAGTTAGGAGAGAAGAGGGTTTCGACTGCGGTTATAGGGCCAGCAGGGGAGAATTTGGTGAAATTTGCCTGCATTCAGGTTGACAACTCGAGACATGCGGGAAGAACGGGCATGGGGACTGTAATGGGGTCAAAGAAATTGAAGGGCATAGCTGTTTGTTATGATCCTGCGGATAGATGGGAAATTAAGCTTGCAAATGGAGAAAAATTCAAAGAATTGGTTTCGCAGTTTATAGACGTTATAAACAACGACTTCACATGCACCATGTTCAAAGATCTTGGGACTTCTGGCTATGTTGAGAATGCTGAGGCTTTCGGAGATTTGCCTGTAAAATATTACTCCAAGGGGACTTTTGAAGGGGCACCCAACATTTCAGGTTCTGCAATGGCAAGTTCAATTTTAAGAGGGAATGATGGCTGTTTGGGATGCATTGTTAGATGTGGTAGAGTGGTTGAGCTCAAAGGAAAAAAGATTCATGGCCCTGAATATGAAACAGTTGCTGCTTTTGGCTCGCTTCAGCTTAACGACAATCTTGAATCCCTTGTTGAGATAAACTACATGTGCAATGATCTTGGCATGGACACGATTTCTGCTGGAGTTTCGATCGCATTTGCCATGTGGATGACAGAAAAAGGTGTCGGAAATTTTAATATAAAATGGGGAGACGCAAATAGAGTAAAAGAGCTTGTGAAGGAAATAGCATTTAGAAAAGGAATTGGAGCAGAGCTTGCTGAAGGAGTAAGATTTCTGGAAGAAAAATACAACTTTAAGGGCTGGGGAGCACACGTTAAGGGGCTTGAAATTCCGATGCACGATGCAAGAGCTTTCGCTTCTTTAGCTTGTGCTTACGCAGTGCACGTAAGGGGAGCATGTCATCTACCACACCAGATGTATCTTTATGAGATGGGCAAAGTTATCGAAGATTACGGCATAATTTCGAATGATAGGTTTGCAAATGAAGGAAAAGGTGTTCTGACTGCGAAGGTTCAGAACTTCACTGAGCTCTTCAACGCTGCAACTATGTGCGCATTTATGCCAATAACGCCAAGCATGCTTGCTGAAATGCTTAAATGTGCAACAGGTTTCGAATTCGATCTCAACAGCTTGGCAAAGACTGGTGAAAGAATTTTCACGCTAAAGAGGTTATACGATTTGAAGTGCGGAGTGAAGCCCGAAGAAGACGACAGGCTACCGCAGATAGTTCTACAGCCTCTTGAAGGTGGAAGCGCTGGAAATGTGCCCGATGTGAGCAAGCAGGTTCAGGAATACTACGAGTATAGAGGATGGAAAAAAGGAATTCCGAGTGCAGAGAAGCTTAAAGAGCTCGATCTTGATTAG
- a CDS encoding iron-containing alcohol dehydrogenase: protein MWTFVSPRLIVYGDDALTFLESEKAIRVLIVTDESMVKLGFLDMVKNSLKAEKIEVFSEVEPEPSIDTALKCTKIARELQPELIIALGGGSVIDVAKAARILMELDIDPLAVTPFTDLFELGYKKKAKLIAIPTTSGTGADVTWTSVLTDKAEHRKLTPANKEVVPDVTLLDYRFVANMPKKLIAGTGLDALTHAIEGIVSIWRNDFSDALCEKAVEIIMGNLEKSYNGDLEARAKMHLAATMAGLGFGNSQVGLAHSFGHTFGAVFKHHHGMCVGLFLPYIMQFYLKSDAKARMDTLAKKMGLKGAEELIDKIIALMKSVELPTKISQVISKKEFEENLENLVMNTLNDSSLGMSPRIPDYEQTKKIYEYAFEGKRIDF, encoded by the coding sequence ATGTGGACTTTCGTCTCTCCAAGGTTGATAGTTTACGGAGATGATGCCCTGACTTTCCTTGAAAGCGAAAAGGCAATCAGGGTTCTAATAGTTACAGATGAGTCAATGGTAAAGCTTGGATTTCTGGATATGGTTAAAAACTCTCTCAAAGCTGAAAAAATAGAGGTATTCAGCGAAGTTGAGCCAGAACCAAGCATCGATACTGCACTGAAATGCACAAAAATCGCGAGAGAATTGCAGCCGGAGCTGATAATAGCGCTTGGCGGAGGAAGTGTAATTGATGTGGCAAAAGCTGCGAGGATTCTAATGGAATTGGACATAGATCCACTTGCTGTAACACCTTTTACAGATCTTTTTGAGCTTGGATATAAAAAGAAGGCAAAGCTGATAGCAATTCCCACGACAAGTGGAACTGGTGCTGATGTAACTTGGACTTCGGTTCTTACAGACAAAGCTGAGCACAGAAAGCTGACTCCAGCAAATAAAGAAGTCGTTCCGGATGTCACTCTCCTCGATTATCGCTTTGTTGCAAACATGCCTAAAAAACTGATAGCGGGAACAGGACTCGACGCTCTTACGCATGCAATTGAGGGAATAGTATCGATTTGGAGAAATGATTTCAGCGATGCTCTCTGCGAAAAAGCTGTTGAGATAATAATGGGGAATCTTGAGAAATCGTACAACGGTGATTTGGAAGCAAGAGCGAAGATGCATTTAGCTGCAACAATGGCGGGTTTGGGATTCGGAAATTCACAGGTGGGACTTGCTCACTCTTTCGGGCATACATTTGGAGCTGTATTCAAACACCATCACGGAATGTGTGTTGGGTTATTCCTTCCATACATTATGCAGTTCTATCTAAAAAGTGATGCAAAGGCAAGAATGGATACTTTGGCGAAGAAAATGGGGCTTAAAGGTGCAGAAGAGTTAATAGATAAGATAATTGCTCTAATGAAGAGTGTAGAATTGCCTACCAAGATTTCGCAGGTTATTAGTAAAAAAGAATTCGAGGAGAATCTTGAAAATCTTGTAATGAACACTTTAAACGATTCAAGTCTTGGAATGAGTCCAAGAATTCCGGATTACGAGCAAACGAAAAAGATATACGAATACGCCTTTGAAGGAAAGAGAATTGACTTCTAA
- a CDS encoding SCP2 sterol-binding domain-containing protein — MAVVFPSKEWLDELKKKVNSDETYKKVAANWEGDYLCIIEVDQEALKDFQKPKVLGGLISMLVSIPKEKRVAYKGTPTENMVKKLGFELDQDIDISKINLEELAKKVAELKLEEIKGAAIYTWLDFWHGEMRKAEAVAPGDVKNPRFVLSGPYSAFKEIVLGKVDPTTQIMRGKLKLKGDLGYMMRNTATVNRFSQLMSSLPIDLG; from the coding sequence ATGGCAGTTGTGTTCCCTTCTAAGGAGTGGTTGGATGAACTAAAGAAGAAGGTCAACAGCGACGAAACATATAAAAAGGTTGCGGCAAACTGGGAGGGCGACTATCTGTGCATAATTGAAGTAGATCAGGAAGCTTTAAAGGACTTCCAGAAGCCAAAAGTGCTTGGTGGTCTTATTTCGATGCTTGTTTCGATTCCGAAAGAAAAAAGGGTGGCTTACAAAGGAACGCCAACAGAAAATATGGTCAAAAAACTCGGTTTTGAATTGGATCAGGACATAGATATCTCAAAGATTAACCTCGAGGAGCTCGCAAAAAAGGTTGCTGAGCTGAAACTCGAGGAAATAAAGGGTGCTGCAATTTATACCTGGCTTGACTTCTGGCACGGTGAAATGCGAAAGGCTGAAGCGGTCGCACCGGGAGATGTTAAGAATCCGAGATTCGTGCTATCTGGGCCGTATTCTGCCTTCAAGGAGATAGTTTTGGGCAAAGTTGATCCAACCACCCAGATAATGAGAGGGAAACTGAAGCTAAAGGGTGACTTGGGCTACATGATGAGAAACACCGCCACTGTGAACAGATTTAGCCAGCTGATGTCGTCACTACCAATAGATTTAGGATAA
- a CDS encoding acyl-CoA dehydrogenase → MRISDFYDVEELISDEDRLVKSSIREFLEKEIRPIVVDAWHEENPLNFREIAKKFGELGMLGTFIPEEYGCPGMNYTTFGIVCEEVERIDSALRSFVAVTSGLVMFPIWKYGSEEQKKEYLPKLAKGELIGCFGLTEPNVGSDPGSMETTARKEGDEWILNGTKTWISEAEIADLAVVWARDVEDRKIKGFIVERGTKGFKQSLIRKKGSMRAGDVGELYLSDCRVPEENRLPNAVGLKAPLSCLDQARFGISWGALGAAIDCYETALNYAKNRKQFGVPIASFQLVQEKLVEMLIEITKGQLLSLRLSQLMNAGKATPEQISLAKKNNVRVARFCARTAREILGANGISLDYSPIRHMANIESVYTYEGTDDIHTLILGRAITGIDAFRRERKE, encoded by the coding sequence ATGCGAATTTCGGATTTTTACGACGTAGAAGAGCTAATTAGCGACGAAGACCGGCTTGTAAAGAGTTCTATTCGGGAATTTCTTGAAAAAGAGATCAGGCCAATCGTAGTTGATGCTTGGCACGAGGAAAATCCACTCAATTTCAGAGAAATAGCTAAAAAGTTTGGAGAGCTTGGGATGCTTGGCACATTCATTCCCGAAGAATACGGCTGTCCTGGGATGAACTATACTACTTTTGGAATTGTTTGTGAAGAGGTTGAGAGAATAGATAGTGCGCTTAGAAGCTTTGTAGCCGTTACTTCTGGTTTGGTGATGTTTCCGATCTGGAAATACGGAAGCGAGGAGCAGAAAAAGGAATACCTACCAAAGCTTGCTAAAGGGGAACTGATTGGATGCTTTGGGCTAACGGAACCAAATGTTGGAAGCGATCCCGGGAGCATGGAAACAACTGCAAGAAAAGAAGGCGATGAATGGATTCTGAATGGAACAAAAACTTGGATTAGCGAGGCAGAAATTGCGGATCTTGCAGTAGTTTGGGCGAGAGATGTCGAGGATCGAAAGATAAAGGGATTTATCGTCGAGAGAGGAACAAAGGGCTTTAAACAATCTTTGATCAGAAAGAAAGGTTCAATGAGAGCTGGAGACGTAGGGGAGCTATATTTATCTGATTGTAGAGTTCCTGAGGAGAATAGACTCCCGAATGCTGTTGGTTTAAAGGCTCCGCTCAGCTGTTTGGATCAGGCAAGGTTCGGGATCTCTTGGGGAGCGCTCGGGGCTGCAATTGATTGCTATGAAACTGCACTAAATTATGCAAAAAATAGAAAGCAGTTTGGAGTTCCAATTGCTTCTTTTCAGCTTGTTCAGGAGAAACTTGTGGAAATGCTGATCGAAATAACAAAGGGCCAACTTCTAAGCTTGAGGTTATCCCAGCTTATGAATGCTGGAAAGGCAACTCCAGAACAGATATCTCTTGCAAAGAAAAATAATGTCCGAGTTGCGAGATTTTGTGCGAGAACAGCAAGAGAGATCCTTGGAGCAAATGGCATAAGCTTGGATTATTCACCAATAAGGCACATGGCAAACATTGAAAGTGTATACACTTATGAGGGCACCGACGACATACACACGCTTATCCTTGGAAGGGCCATAACGGGTATAGATGCCTTTAGGCGGGAGCGAAAAGAATAA
- a CDS encoding thiolase domain-containing protein has translation MSEAAIIGVGHSVFGTRRDVNIPELCWESMKKALESANLEPKDIEFFVVGNLGIWSSELAVPSIMAEYADLAPKGSMRVEAACATGSAAIRVGYTAIKSGLADIVLVLGVEKMQESPNPNVIELIGRFGSYFWEFENFGLTFPGYYALHASAYMMKYGATEEDLAKVAIKAHYYGAKNPFAQFRKEIDVATVMKGPYVAWPLKLFDCSPITDGSACIILASDKKVKEMGVEEKVWILAQGVGTGTANLSKREDFTSLASARYAAEQAYKLAKIEDPAKELDGANVHDCFTIAEIMAYEDLGFCKRGEGYKLAREGQTYIGGKIPVNVDGGLKAKGHPIGATGVSMAVEAYKQLLRKADKGRQADIKNGRWLAHNIGGTGHYAYVTIYGLERR, from the coding sequence ATGTCGGAAGCTGCAATAATTGGTGTAGGACATTCAGTTTTTGGAACAAGAAGAGACGTGAACATTCCAGAACTCTGCTGGGAGTCAATGAAAAAAGCTTTAGAGTCGGCAAATCTCGAACCCAAAGACATAGAATTCTTTGTCGTCGGAAATCTTGGAATATGGAGTAGCGAGCTTGCCGTTCCATCTATTATGGCAGAATACGCTGATCTTGCTCCAAAAGGCTCAATGAGAGTAGAGGCGGCATGCGCAACTGGAAGCGCGGCAATAAGAGTTGGATACACTGCGATAAAATCTGGGCTTGCCGATATCGTTCTTGTTCTTGGAGTTGAAAAAATGCAGGAGTCGCCAAATCCAAATGTTATAGAACTCATTGGTAGATTTGGTAGCTATTTCTGGGAATTCGAAAACTTTGGACTGACATTTCCCGGCTACTATGCATTGCATGCTAGTGCCTATATGATGAAATACGGAGCAACCGAGGAAGATCTTGCAAAGGTTGCGATAAAAGCCCATTACTATGGTGCCAAGAACCCGTTCGCCCAATTCAGAAAGGAGATCGATGTCGCTACAGTAATGAAAGGTCCATATGTTGCCTGGCCTTTAAAGCTATTTGATTGTTCCCCAATAACAGATGGTTCTGCCTGCATTATTCTTGCAAGCGATAAAAAAGTCAAAGAAATGGGAGTTGAGGAAAAAGTCTGGATATTAGCGCAGGGTGTCGGCACTGGAACAGCGAATCTGAGCAAAAGAGAGGATTTTACAAGCTTAGCTTCAGCTCGCTATGCTGCTGAGCAAGCATATAAGCTTGCTAAAATTGAAGATCCCGCAAAAGAGCTCGATGGAGCAAATGTCCATGATTGTTTCACAATTGCAGAGATAATGGCCTATGAAGATCTTGGCTTTTGCAAGCGTGGAGAGGGATACAAATTAGCAAGAGAAGGACAGACTTACATCGGCGGGAAGATTCCTGTGAACGTTGACGGCGGTCTTAAGGCAAAGGGGCATCCAATTGGAGCAACTGGCGTTAGCATGGCGGTTGAAGCTTACAAGCAGTTGCTCAGAAAAGCGGACAAGGGAAGACAGGCAGACATAAAGAACGGAAGATGGCTTGCACATAACATCGGCGGAACCGGACATTATGCCTATGTTACAATCTATGGGCTTGAAAGGAGGTGA
- a CDS encoding Zn-ribbon domain-containing OB-fold protein, whose translation MEIKEAIEKMGFPIIPDEKSGAWQWFDVRELKLRYILSVEGIKKFYEGLKEGKLLATKCKCGRIFFPPQKDCPSCKKSEMEWIELKKEGVLETLTVIHVRPTSFSHYDPYAVGIAKLDDGVRILAWYRGEPKLKPGQRVKVEIVKRKEGYLTYELVPI comes from the coding sequence ATGGAGATTAAGGAAGCTATTGAGAAAATGGGCTTTCCGATAATTCCTGACGAGAAAAGCGGTGCTTGGCAGTGGTTCGATGTTCGAGAGCTCAAGCTTAGATATATCCTCTCAGTAGAGGGCATAAAGAAGTTCTATGAGGGGCTTAAAGAAGGAAAGCTTTTGGCTACGAAGTGTAAATGCGGTAGAATATTCTTCCCACCCCAAAAGGACTGTCCAAGCTGTAAAAAATCAGAAATGGAATGGATTGAGCTTAAAAAGGAAGGTGTGCTTGAAACGCTGACTGTGATTCATGTGAGACCAACGAGCTTTTCCCACTACGATCCATACGCTGTTGGGATTGCAAAGCTCGACGATGGAGTGCGAATTCTCGCTTGGTATCGTGGGGAGCCAAAGCTCAAGCCGGGACAGAGGGTTAAAGTCGAGATTGTGAAAAGGAAAGAAGGCTATCTGACCTACGAGCTTGTGCCCATTTAA